The following nucleotide sequence is from Mangifera indica cultivar Alphonso chromosome 17, CATAS_Mindica_2.1, whole genome shotgun sequence.
ACCACAAACACACATCtctaaggtttaaaaaactcaaaatctcacctATCCGTTAAAAATTTCGGTTAGGGTTAAGGGTAAGTCTTTTAaccaaaaaactaaagttttatttctttgacctttctcagtttgaaaatctcacaatttagcctccatctaaaatttaaaaaatcaaaattctccTCTAAAGTTTGCAAATCAAAGTCAGAATCGTTGGAGATGGTCGTCTCCAGTAGCATTAGCTCTCTCGCTTGGCTCAACTCTCCCTGTCGATCACTTCCCAACAACCGGCGTAAGCTATTTCCTCCAACGAAAATGAAATCGTCGTCGTCTCCAAAAAAGACGGACGAAGACAACCATCGGTAGTCTTAGATGGTCACGTCGTCTCTGTTTGAAACCTCCGATGGTTGTCTTCATCCTAGACGAAGACAATCTGACGAAGACGATTTCATTTTCGTCAGAAGAAATAGCCTATGCCGGTGGCTGAGAAGTGATTGACAGGGAGAGTTGAGTTGGGAGAGAGAGCCAATGCCACCAGAGACGACCATCTTCGGATATTTCAACCTTGATTTGCAAACACTGggagagaaattttgattttttaaactcaagtGGGGGttgaattgtgagattttcaagctgAGGGGGGAACAAGTAacaaatttttagagttttaaaattttttactaaataactATTTTGGCCCTAACCATAACTATGATTTTTAACATATGGGtagaattttagatttttcaaacttcatttgGTGTGTCTTTGGAatagcacttaaacttgggggtgaaatagtcctttggccaatattCTTTCTATTTGAGATGGGATTGCTTTGCTTACCATATTTTAATGGTAATCTAGTCATTAGTGATATGGGATAACATAAGTTTAGATAAAATGTTCCGATGTTATTTGCTTAATCGAATATCAACTACTGGATAGTTAGATGCTATCCGTGTCACCAATTTAGAAGGGCAAGTCAAGCCCCACAACATGAATAAATCTTTATAATTAGATTTAGGGTCAGACTGACATTTGCTtccaaattttgttgaaattgtaAAACTCAAACACCATGTTTGGTTTTTTACCAACTTTGTTGAAACTGTAAAACTAAATTACTGGGTTTGATTAttgtattttgaatttcaattaatatagatgaaatttttggttaacaccgaaaaaaaaaaaacccatgtTTGGTTCCTCAgaaaatttgcataaaaaattaataactttgtTAGCTTAATAAAGGTGtcaacaatatattaaaattagttaGTGTTTGGTTTAACTACAAAAtgattcttttttcttattcaaaaacaattaaaatataaaaaattaaattaaaaaaataaaagatattaaaaatgaaaaacaaaggaaaaatgtaAGAAATGGATGGAAGGAGAAGTTGTGCGGTTAGAGCTGAGCGTTAGACTGGTGTCGGCTTCTTCAGTTCTTCTTTAAACGAAAGAGAATTTTCAGTGCAATGCATATTTTCCCAATTCTTCATCCATCTCCCCTGTCTAACTCTATTCTATTTTATATCCTACACGTCATCGTTTTATTTGGTCACCGACCTCTGCCTTTACGTGACACTTTGGTCCCACTCCTTCCTCATTTCCATGGACACGTGTGTTTCCCCAAACCCATTTCACTCTTACCATCTTCTTAGCTACCACCATCTTCTTAGCTACCGCTTCTTTTTACTTGTTTCTGCTTCAGCTGGTTTCAGGGTTTctcacatgtttttttttttttttctgaattagtTTGTGTTTTGAAAATGGTTTCATAAGGCTGAGGGAAGGTATCTCTAGAGCTCATGAAGATGGAAGAAAGAAAGACTAGGTGCAAGGTGAggactatttttttttttgttgggtttTGTTTTCACTTTGGTTGGTTATAAGTATTTGAAGAGAGCGAAAGAACCCATATTTCAAGAGGTTGAGATATGTTGCTTCAAATCCAGGGAACCCGatttggtaatattttttctgGGATTTTCTGATTGGGTTTCAACTCCTTTTTCATGAACTTATATTTGTCTTTTTAAAACTCCCTTGGCTCTTGGTATGGTGAAGTTACgacatttaattttcatatcttgatggtttaatgtttttaaaaaagaaaaatttgtcTCCTCgatctttctttttgtttgattctttgAATTTAATACATAGAAGTTTCTCTCGAGTCTAAATGCATCCTCTTATTGATTAgtcttcatatatattttttgatccGCAAAAAGATTTATATAGAAGTTCACTTTTGTTATTTGAATGTCTTTTGCAATCCGTTGATTAGATAAGCCTAATTGTGATAATTTCATTTCTGGGTTATTGacaattgttttttattgtttggaCCAATTGAATTGAGTAAAGAGGGGAAAAGGAAGCTGAACAATAGCAGTGAAGATGATTTTGGACGGTTTCGGAAGTAGGAGAGAACCAATGGAGGAAACGGCGGTAGCTGTTCCATTTACGCTTAGTTCCAGAGTCTCCAACGAGTCAGCAATGGAGATTACTGGGCTGAAGTTTTTAGCAGACACTTCAAGCTTGTTGTCGTGTGGCAATAATGGATATAATATGAGAAATAATCATGGTGGAATCTCAGAAATGATAAATGAAGAAGAGGGTAGTTGGAATTCCACTAGGAAAGATGATTTGCAGTCAGTACTTAGTGATTCAAATGGCATCTCTATGCAGGATTGTTCAGCTTTGGCTTCTAGTTCTCTGACAAACTCACTGGTGACATTGGATAGGAGACAAACTGGTGACAGTGGTGAAGTTATTAAAGTAAGCTCTGAtgaaccaaattttaatttgaaggCTGAGCAGATTTCTGTTGATGTTGATGGAGATTATGGGAATAGCAATGGAGAATTAAGTTCTGAAGTGCAgcaggaaaagaaaatatgcaGAACAGGAAGCCTTCCATTAGAGAACTTATCCTGTTGGGGGTTCACATCAATCTGTGGTAAAAGACCAGAAATGGAAGATTCTGTTGCAGTTGAACCAAGATTTTTACAAATTCTAACTCAAATGCTCATAAATGATAGCACGAATTCAATTCTTCcaagtcatttaacagggcattTCTTTGGTGTCTATGATGGGCATGGAGGCTGTCAGGTATGCTTTCAACCTAAATCTTGCATACTTTTCAAGTTCTTGCTGTAAGATTTTATTTACATGAGTAAacataaaatcattcaatcctAATCGACAAGATCTATGCAAAGTTTACAAAATACcgaattaaaactttaatattataGGAATACTTGAAACGTTATACATTCTGAATCTGTAAAGTTGTTAAAGTACCGGCATCTGAATGATTAGTTTTCCGCTTCTAAAATCCCGTCTGAATCACAGGTTTCAGTggataaaactataattttaaagaGAGGACTTAGCCATTATATAGTGAGATATTGGATCTCATCAAAGATCCAATAAACCTTAAAGTTTACATTAGTGTCATaacttttaaatgtattaagtttatctttattaattatttaagttcATCTACAAATTGTTATTAGACTATTCAATTAGTCGGTTTTAATAagtcaaaattataattaatgttaacctatatcaagaaatttttaaacaattgcTGGAATCAAAGGAAATACAAATATTGAGTGTTGTTTTTGTCCAGGTTGCGAATTACTGCCGCGAACGAATCCATAAGGCTTTGGCCGAGGAGATAGAGACTGAGAAAGCAAGATTAAGTGAAGGAAGTGTTGGGGGCAACTGTGAGGAGCTTTGGAAGAAAGCCTTCACCAACTGTTTTCTGAAAGTTGATGGTGAAATTGGGGGAGCTGATGAACCAGTTGCCCCTGACACTGCTGGTTCCACTGCTGTGGTTGCCATAATATCACCAACCCACATAATAGTAGCAAATTGTGGTGATTCAAGAGCAGTTCTTTGTCGTGGAAAAATGCCGATGCCCTTGTCAGTTGACCACAAAGTATGGCTTTATTGTTTATCCTAGTTTGCCATTGCCATTTCCtcataaatattcatatttgtttatcccttttgtgcatgtgtgtgtgtgtaataGCCAGATAGAGAGGATGAATTGGCCAGAATAGAAGCTGCAGAAGGCAAGGTAATACAATGGAACGGTTCACGTGTTTTTGGTGTTCTCGCCATGTCAAGATCCATAGGTTTGTGTTTATGTTGATAAATTTTCATACTTAGTTTCGCATATGCAGATTTCTAAATCTAAATCTAATGCATATTTTACTCTAATCAGGTGACAGATATTTGAAGCCATGGATAATTCCAGACCCAGATGTGATGTTTGTTCCTCGAGCAAAAGAAGACGATTGCCTTATTTTAGCAAGCGATGGCTTGTGGGATGTGATGACCAACGAGGAAGCCTGTGATGTTGCCCGAAGGCGACTCCATCTTTGGCACAAAAAGCACGGTGATGGTTTGCCTGCAAAAAGTGGCAGAGTTGATCCTGATCCTGATCCTGCAGCTCAAGCAGCCGCAGATTACCTCGTGAGGCTTGCCATCCACAAGGGAAGCAAAGACAATATCACTGTAATTGTGGTGGACTTGAAAGCTCAAAGGaagttgaagagaaaaatatagggCATAATAATTGTTCCCGTTTTCTTCCTTCCTTccagaaatattttttaacggTTAAAGCAAATTCCTAGTACACTAGTATTGAGCAATCTAATGCTCTGTGAGTCCAATTTTTCAAATGGGCAACAGCAACATGACAGCTTTGTATGAGTATTTCTGATACTAAAATCAGAtttgtttttaacaaaaatgCTCTGCTGTGTCTGGTATAGCATTTAATTTTTTCGCCGTGGCTTAAAGTTGTTCCTGGATATTCAGGAGCAGCACCAACAAATTAAGGCTGACCAAACTGAAATCTTCAATATACCGATAAACcgtcattttttaaaatgttgtttatgcatttaagatttgatttgatccgaatttgatcaaattcaaaaataaattcaaacccaaacaaacttaaaataaacttaaactcaGAACTtataagttaaatatttttaagttcaaattttaagatttattaaatttataaatgtttaaaattttggtataaataaaataaaataatattattttaatcaatacatataaaaataatatcattttagttatttttattcgATTATAATATCAACCCGAGCTCAAAACTTAACTCGAGTTGACTTTGAGCTTGGCTCTCCTAAAACAAGCCGAGCTCAAATAGTTTTGATGTCAGCTTAAACTCTAAGTTCAATTCtactcaaattgaatcaaacttaagctTAGGgaaactcaaattcagttggctcgaatccagcccggATTATTGGCAACTCACGacaggaaaattaaaaaaaataaaagttcatTATTACAACACGGTAAATTCCCATCTGAGTTCAATTCATACGGTTAATAACAGTGGTTGACAACATAGCCATACTTCTTGCAATTCATAAAACCTGATTATTCTGGTTTGCAGAACCTTCACTCCAAGTTGAAGGCTTCTGGTACTACATTGGAATGTTAATACTTATAAAATTGTGCTGCTCTTGCTCAGACAATCACTAGAATTCAGCCGCCaagacaaatataatattttcaccAGGTTTCTATATTCAACATCGAGTTTGCGTCTCCAGCTAGTTTGCAAAATGTGAACTCATTCAACATTTGAATCCTGCAACAAAGGTCAGACGACAACAATTATAAGGTGGAAAGCAGACATTGCCCGAGCATATCAGCTCGGCAGATGCAGCACTGTGAATGGAATACAGCTTAAAATAGGAACTACTGTGCACATATTTGAATcattccattttctgaaaatacTGAGCCCACATCTTCTGATAAAAAGATATCAACAAGACCGTACAACTGATTACATATTGGAGCATGCATttgtagttttaaaaaaagtctAAACTGAATATCAAGTATCCTCACAAAAATTCAGTAGAAACATTGAAATTATTTTGCCTGCAAGTGATGTATCGAAACATTAGTCATACCACCCAAGTTTCAAAGGGTTGCAAGTGGAGATCCTGCATTGGTGAAGTATGCGGACAGATCTACATTCAAGTCGTCATACATGCTCGTGAAGGGATGTGCCTGGGTTTCACAgtacaagaaaaaagaaaagcacaGTAAAATTAAAAAGCATCAGTTCGATGCATATTCCACAAAAAAGGCTGTACTTGGACGGTAAAGGGGCAAAGGAAGGTAGGATTTACATACCAAAAGTTCCTGAGCAGACAGTCTGTCACCTGGTTccttttttaaactgaaaaacACAACAGAACCCCAGGTTAGGAATAagcaacaccaaaacacaaaaaagtcGCATGATATACAGGTGAATAAAATACATCAACGAATGAAACACAACTTTGAAAGTAAtagattttaaatatagaagGAATTTAGGGCCTGACAAGGTCACAAATGAAAATGCTTATGATGTAATCCTAAAGAAAAAGGAATCAAATAGTCATTCCAAGAGTTTAAATACTACTGGTGTCTTTCTTACTCAACATTATATCAAAACCTATTAGCCAAACAGGTTATGTTCAAATCCTGGAATAAAATCTTGTTCTCTtaactaaaaatcaaatatgaaC
It contains:
- the LOC123201008 gene encoding protein phosphatase 2C 77-like; the protein is MILDGFGSRREPMEETAVAVPFTLSSRVSNESAMEITGLKFLADTSSLLSCGNNGYNMRNNHGGISEMINEEEGSWNSTRKDDLQSVLSDSNGISMQDCSALASSSLTNSLVTLDRRQTGDSGEVIKVSSDEPNFNLKAEQISVDVDGDYGNSNGELSSEVQQEKKICRTGSLPLENLSCWGFTSICGKRPEMEDSVAVEPRFLQILTQMLINDSTNSILPSHLTGHFFGVYDGHGGCQVANYCRERIHKALAEEIETEKARLSEGSVGGNCEELWKKAFTNCFLKVDGEIGGADEPVAPDTAGSTAVVAIISPTHIIVANCGDSRAVLCRGKMPMPLSVDHKPDREDELARIEAAEGKVIQWNGSRVFGVLAMSRSIGDRYLKPWIIPDPDVMFVPRAKEDDCLILASDGLWDVMTNEEACDVARRRLHLWHKKHGDGLPAKSGRVDPDPDPAAQAAADYLVRLAIHKGSKDNITVIVVDLKAQRKLKRKI